Proteins co-encoded in one Arachis hypogaea cultivar Tifrunner chromosome 13, arahy.Tifrunner.gnm2.J5K5, whole genome shotgun sequence genomic window:
- the LOC112732542 gene encoding potassium transporter 3 isoform X1: MNSDDADRDNRGSSTVVPYGSQRSSSTTVDGRFQRKALLFLSYQSLGYLFGDLSTSPLYVYQSIFAGKLQHIQNEDVIFGAFSLIFWTLSLISLLKYAIIMLNADDNGEGGTVALYSQLCRNAKFCLLPNHQASDEELSAYHKPGCSNRSIPPSPLKKFVEKHKRSKPALLLFVLLGACMAICVGALMPAISVLSSVEGLRIEAKITDNSMIPFISCVLLVGLFVLQHRGADKVAFMFPPIMLLWLLSIFAVGIYNVIKWNPRVYKALSPYYIYKFFSVTGKDGWANLGGVFLCVTGTEAMFADLGYYRQAPIRVSFCCVVYPCLILQYMGQAAFLSKNLSAVPISFYASIPDILFWPVFVVAALAAIVASQGVISSTFSIVQQCHAFECFPRVKAVHSRRWIHGQTYIPEINWVLLIISLVMTVGFGDKNHIGYAYGIASLIVMFVTTWLMSLVINIVRHQSLLLAIGFVLFFGSIEVLFLSSYCMKIPKGGWVPLVLSALFMVVMYAWHYGSRKKYLFDMHNKVSMKWILTLGPSLGIVRVPGLGLIYTELATGIPASFTHFLTNLPAFYQVVVFVCIKTVPVPSVPHKERYLIGRVGPKSFRLYRCIVRNGYKDVYSHENDFENELVMSIAEYIQLEAEGCSGSQEGLVDGRMAVVRTSGKFGTRLLMSESASGSEEGSSTSLPGALTVTSSKSPALKKLQSMYEQESPELNNRRRIRFELINTIYKDPRVKEELMELVEAKRAGAAYVIGHSHVKAKWNSSFLKQFTINLYSFLRKNCRSPAVGLNIPHICLIKVGMNYHV, translated from the exons ATGAACTCAGACGATGCCGACAGAGACAATCGGGGTTCATCTACCGTGGTACCTTATGGTTCCCAACGGAGTTCATCGACCACG GTGGACGGCAGATTTCAACGTAAAGCACTTCTGTTTCTGTCATACCAGAGTTTAGGCTATTTGTTTGGAGATCTGAGCACCTCCCCTCTGTATGTCTATCAAAGTATATTTGCTGGAAAGCTGCAACATATTCAAAATGAGGATGTGATATTTGGtgcattttctttgattttttggactctctctctcatttctttGTTGAAGTATGCTATTATCATGTTGAATGCAGATGATAATGGTGAAG GGGGAACTGTTGCTTTGTATTCCCAGCTTTGCAGAAATGCCAAATTTTGTTTGCTTCCTAACCATCAAGCATCTGATGAGGAGCTTTCTGCATATCACAAGCCTGGTTGTTCAAATAGAAGTATACCACCGTCACCTCTGAAAAAATTTGTTGAGAAGCACAAGAGGTCAAAACCGGCACtgcttctttttgttttattgggTGCTTGTATGGCAATTTGTGTTGGTGCACTCATGCCTGCCATTTCAG TTCTCTCGTCAGTTGAAGGTCTGAGGATCGAAGCAAAGATTACAGACAACA GTATGATACCTTTTATTTCTTGTGTTCTGCTGGTTGGACTCTTTGTTCTGCAACACCGTGGTGCCGACAAGGTTGCCTTCATGTTTCCTCCCATAATGCTCTTATGGTTACTGTCTATTTTCGCGGTTGGCATTTACAATGTAATCAAGTGGAATCCAAGAGTATATAAGGCTCTTTCTCCATATTATATATACAAGTTCTTTTCGGTTACAGGAAAAGATGGATGGGCCAATCTAGGAGGAGTATTTCTGTGTGTTACAG GGACTGAAGCTATGTTTGCAGACCTTGGGTACTACAGACAAGCACCTATAAGG GTTTCATTTTGTTGTGTCGTTTATCCATGTCTTATTCTTCAATATATGGGACAGGCTGCTTTTCTTTCAAAGAATTTATCTGCAGTGCCCATAAGCTTTTATGCTTCTATTCCAG ATATCCTATTCTGGCCAGTATTTGTGGTGGCTGCTTTGGCAGCAATAGTTGCAAGTCAGGGTGTCATCTCTTCAACATTCTCAATTGTCCAACAATGTCATGCATTTGAATGTTTCCCTCGTGTTAAAGCAGTGCATTCCAGAAGGTGGATTCATGGTCAGACATATATTCCTGAGATAAATTGGGTACTTTTGATAATTAGCCTGGTTATGACAGTTGGTTTTGGAGACAAGAACCATATAGGATATGCTTATG GGATTGCGAGTCTGATTGTGATGTTTGTGACCACATGGTTGATGTCACTAGTCATCAACATTGTAAGGCATCAAAGTCTTCTACTTGCTATaggatttgttttattttttggttcAATTGAGGTTCTCTTCCTTTCGTCTTACTGCATGAAAATCCCAAAAGGTGGTTGGGTTCCACTTGTGCTCTCTGCACTCTTCATGGTTGTTATGTACGCCTGGCATTATGGTTCAAGGAAAAAGTATTTATTTGACATGCATAACAAAGTTTCAATGAAGTGGATCCTCACACTGGGTCCTAGTCTTGGGATTGTTAGGGTTCCGGGACTGGGGCTTATATATACTGAATTGGCTACTGGAATCCCTGCCAGTTTTACCCATTTCTTGACAAATTTGCCAGCTTTTTACCAAGTGGTTGTTTTTGTCTGTATTAAGACCGTACCTGTGCCTTCTGTGCCCCATAAGGAACGTTACCTAATTGGCAGAGTAGGTCCCAAATCTTTTAGATTATACCGGTGCATTGTTCGTAATGGCTATAAAGATGTCTACAGCcatgaaaatgattttgaaaatgagCTGGTAATGAGTATAGCAGAATACATTCAATTGGAAGCAGAAGGTTGTTCTGGAAGCCAAGAGGGTTTGGTGGATGGCCGGATGGCAGTGGTTAGGACATCAGGTAAGTTTGGGACAAGATTGCTAATGTCAGAATCTGCCTCTGGATCTGAAGAAGGCAGCAGTACAAGTCTTCCTGGGGCTTTGACTGTTACTAGTAGCAAATCCCCTGCACTTAAGAAGCTGCAGTCCATGTATGAGCAAGAATCGCCCGAACTCAACAACAGACGCCGGATTAGGTTTGAGTTGATCAATACAATATACAAGGATCCACGAGTTAAGGAAGAACTCATGGAACTTGTTGAAGCTAAACGTGCTGGAGCAGCATATGTAATAGGTCATTCTCACGTGAAGGCCAAGTGGAACTCGTCATTCTTAAAGCAGTTCACCATCAACCTTTATTCTTTCCTCCGGAAAAATTGTCGCTCTCCTGCTGTAGGCCTAAACATTCCTCATATTTGTCTCATTAAGGTTGGAATGAATTACCATGTCTAG
- the LOC112732542 gene encoding potassium transporter 3 isoform X2, with protein MLNADDNGEGGTVALYSQLCRNAKFCLLPNHQASDEELSAYHKPGCSNRSIPPSPLKKFVEKHKRSKPALLLFVLLGACMAICVGALMPAISVLSSVEGLRIEAKITDNSMIPFISCVLLVGLFVLQHRGADKVAFMFPPIMLLWLLSIFAVGIYNVIKWNPRVYKALSPYYIYKFFSVTGKDGWANLGGVFLCVTGTEAMFADLGYYRQAPIRVSFCCVVYPCLILQYMGQAAFLSKNLSAVPISFYASIPDILFWPVFVVAALAAIVASQGVISSTFSIVQQCHAFECFPRVKAVHSRRWIHGQTYIPEINWVLLIISLVMTVGFGDKNHIGYAYGIASLIVMFVTTWLMSLVINIVRHQSLLLAIGFVLFFGSIEVLFLSSYCMKIPKGGWVPLVLSALFMVVMYAWHYGSRKKYLFDMHNKVSMKWILTLGPSLGIVRVPGLGLIYTELATGIPASFTHFLTNLPAFYQVVVFVCIKTVPVPSVPHKERYLIGRVGPKSFRLYRCIVRNGYKDVYSHENDFENELVMSIAEYIQLEAEGCSGSQEGLVDGRMAVVRTSGKFGTRLLMSESASGSEEGSSTSLPGALTVTSSKSPALKKLQSMYEQESPELNNRRRIRFELINTIYKDPRVKEELMELVEAKRAGAAYVIGHSHVKAKWNSSFLKQFTINLYSFLRKNCRSPAVGLNIPHICLIKVGMNYHV; from the exons ATGTTGAATGCAGATGATAATGGTGAAG GGGGAACTGTTGCTTTGTATTCCCAGCTTTGCAGAAATGCCAAATTTTGTTTGCTTCCTAACCATCAAGCATCTGATGAGGAGCTTTCTGCATATCACAAGCCTGGTTGTTCAAATAGAAGTATACCACCGTCACCTCTGAAAAAATTTGTTGAGAAGCACAAGAGGTCAAAACCGGCACtgcttctttttgttttattgggTGCTTGTATGGCAATTTGTGTTGGTGCACTCATGCCTGCCATTTCAG TTCTCTCGTCAGTTGAAGGTCTGAGGATCGAAGCAAAGATTACAGACAACA GTATGATACCTTTTATTTCTTGTGTTCTGCTGGTTGGACTCTTTGTTCTGCAACACCGTGGTGCCGACAAGGTTGCCTTCATGTTTCCTCCCATAATGCTCTTATGGTTACTGTCTATTTTCGCGGTTGGCATTTACAATGTAATCAAGTGGAATCCAAGAGTATATAAGGCTCTTTCTCCATATTATATATACAAGTTCTTTTCGGTTACAGGAAAAGATGGATGGGCCAATCTAGGAGGAGTATTTCTGTGTGTTACAG GGACTGAAGCTATGTTTGCAGACCTTGGGTACTACAGACAAGCACCTATAAGG GTTTCATTTTGTTGTGTCGTTTATCCATGTCTTATTCTTCAATATATGGGACAGGCTGCTTTTCTTTCAAAGAATTTATCTGCAGTGCCCATAAGCTTTTATGCTTCTATTCCAG ATATCCTATTCTGGCCAGTATTTGTGGTGGCTGCTTTGGCAGCAATAGTTGCAAGTCAGGGTGTCATCTCTTCAACATTCTCAATTGTCCAACAATGTCATGCATTTGAATGTTTCCCTCGTGTTAAAGCAGTGCATTCCAGAAGGTGGATTCATGGTCAGACATATATTCCTGAGATAAATTGGGTACTTTTGATAATTAGCCTGGTTATGACAGTTGGTTTTGGAGACAAGAACCATATAGGATATGCTTATG GGATTGCGAGTCTGATTGTGATGTTTGTGACCACATGGTTGATGTCACTAGTCATCAACATTGTAAGGCATCAAAGTCTTCTACTTGCTATaggatttgttttattttttggttcAATTGAGGTTCTCTTCCTTTCGTCTTACTGCATGAAAATCCCAAAAGGTGGTTGGGTTCCACTTGTGCTCTCTGCACTCTTCATGGTTGTTATGTACGCCTGGCATTATGGTTCAAGGAAAAAGTATTTATTTGACATGCATAACAAAGTTTCAATGAAGTGGATCCTCACACTGGGTCCTAGTCTTGGGATTGTTAGGGTTCCGGGACTGGGGCTTATATATACTGAATTGGCTACTGGAATCCCTGCCAGTTTTACCCATTTCTTGACAAATTTGCCAGCTTTTTACCAAGTGGTTGTTTTTGTCTGTATTAAGACCGTACCTGTGCCTTCTGTGCCCCATAAGGAACGTTACCTAATTGGCAGAGTAGGTCCCAAATCTTTTAGATTATACCGGTGCATTGTTCGTAATGGCTATAAAGATGTCTACAGCcatgaaaatgattttgaaaatgagCTGGTAATGAGTATAGCAGAATACATTCAATTGGAAGCAGAAGGTTGTTCTGGAAGCCAAGAGGGTTTGGTGGATGGCCGGATGGCAGTGGTTAGGACATCAGGTAAGTTTGGGACAAGATTGCTAATGTCAGAATCTGCCTCTGGATCTGAAGAAGGCAGCAGTACAAGTCTTCCTGGGGCTTTGACTGTTACTAGTAGCAAATCCCCTGCACTTAAGAAGCTGCAGTCCATGTATGAGCAAGAATCGCCCGAACTCAACAACAGACGCCGGATTAGGTTTGAGTTGATCAATACAATATACAAGGATCCACGAGTTAAGGAAGAACTCATGGAACTTGTTGAAGCTAAACGTGCTGGAGCAGCATATGTAATAGGTCATTCTCACGTGAAGGCCAAGTGGAACTCGTCATTCTTAAAGCAGTTCACCATCAACCTTTATTCTTTCCTCCGGAAAAATTGTCGCTCTCCTGCTGTAGGCCTAAACATTCCTCATATTTGTCTCATTAAGGTTGGAATGAATTACCATGTCTAG